Proteins encoded in a region of the Opitutales bacterium genome:
- the metG gene encoding methionine--tRNA ligase: MKSFYITTAIDYANGAPHLGHAYEKVLTDVIARFRRMMGDDVYFLTGLDEHGQKVQQAAQKRGVDPIVICDEIAESFQQLCRDLHISNDDYIRTTQSRHKSVVQSILQKLYDDGEIYRAEYTGFYSVKEERFLQEKDKVDGEWSADFGEVTELTETNYFFKLSKYQDWLIDYIKSNTDFIFPRFRAKQVLEFLKEPINDMCISRPVERLSWGIPLPFDEAQVTYVWFDALINYVSAVGYGSEDFGRRWPADFHVIGKDILVPPHAVYWPIMLKAAGIEIPKSLLAHGWWLKSGNKMSKSTGEIVNPLDIIEKFGPGAFRYFVIREMNVGQDSDFATDLFLSRYNNDLGNDLGNLVNRVLNMTGRYRAGVIPAQVVDEEPEQALMNLWSETAAEVVSLYEGFQFHTGLDRTFTFIRAINRYAEQRAPWKLAKSEEAADQALLDTSLAVMAEGIRLATTLLIPVMPDVSERIFGLLASPAPSLWNDSSMSWSRSLEGKVLGERTILFPRIEIE; encoded by the coding sequence ATGAAATCATTCTACATCACCACCGCGATCGACTATGCGAATGGAGCGCCGCATCTGGGACATGCCTATGAGAAGGTATTGACCGATGTTATTGCCAGATTTCGCCGGATGATGGGGGATGATGTCTATTTCCTGACTGGCCTCGATGAGCATGGTCAAAAGGTGCAACAAGCGGCCCAGAAACGTGGAGTCGATCCGATTGTGATCTGCGATGAGATCGCAGAGTCTTTCCAGCAGCTTTGCCGCGATCTGCATATATCGAACGACGACTATATCCGCACTACCCAGTCGCGCCATAAATCTGTGGTGCAGAGCATCCTTCAAAAGCTCTATGACGACGGCGAGATTTATCGTGCGGAGTATACAGGGTTCTATTCGGTAAAAGAAGAGCGCTTCCTCCAAGAAAAGGACAAGGTCGATGGTGAGTGGTCCGCTGATTTTGGTGAGGTCACCGAACTCACGGAAACGAATTATTTCTTCAAGCTGAGTAAATACCAGGACTGGCTCATTGATTACATCAAAAGTAATACGGACTTCATTTTCCCCCGTTTCCGGGCGAAGCAAGTGCTTGAGTTTCTCAAAGAGCCTATCAACGACATGTGTATCTCACGCCCGGTTGAGCGGCTATCTTGGGGTATACCCCTGCCGTTCGATGAAGCACAAGTGACCTACGTATGGTTTGACGCGCTTATCAATTATGTCTCAGCGGTGGGTTATGGTTCGGAGGACTTCGGACGCCGTTGGCCTGCCGATTTTCATGTTATCGGAAAAGACATCTTGGTGCCACCTCACGCCGTATATTGGCCAATTATGCTCAAGGCCGCCGGGATTGAGATTCCAAAATCTCTACTGGCACATGGCTGGTGGCTGAAAAGTGGAAATAAGATGTCTAAAAGCACCGGCGAAATCGTAAATCCTCTGGACATTATCGAAAAATTTGGGCCAGGCGCTTTCCGCTATTTTGTTATCCGCGAGATGAATGTGGGGCAGGACAGTGACTTTGCGACCGATCTATTTCTTTCCCGATATAACAATGACCTAGGCAATGATCTTGGAAACCTGGTTAACCGCGTTCTCAACATGACTGGACGTTATCGTGCGGGCGTTATCCCTGCCCAGGTAGTCGACGAAGAGCCGGAGCAGGCATTGATGAACCTATGGTCTGAAACGGCTGCGGAGGTGGTCTCGCTTTACGAGGGTTTCCAGTTTCATACCGGGCTGGATCGGACCTTCACATTCATCCGAGCCATTAACCGTTATGCGGAGCAACGCGCTCCATGGAAGCTGGCTAAGTCCGAAGAAGCCGCAGATCAGGCACTTCTCGACACATCACTCGCAGTCATGGCTGAAGGTATTCGCCTGGCGACGACATTGCTCATACCCGTCATGCCCGATGTGTCTGAACGTATATTCGGGCTACTGGCGTCACCTGCACCTTCACTCTGGAACGACTCATCGATGAGTTGGAGTAGATCACTGGAAGGGAAGGTTTTGGGCGAACGTACTATTTTGTTCCCGCGCATTGAGATCGAGTAG
- a CDS encoding prepilin-type N-terminal cleavage/methylation domain-containing protein translates to MSVKSPQQCSSQRHSKGYSLLEIIIAMIIFSMVTVGILRGVLQARSMAEHTIYQSSAITVATGFIEQIKAMAYTELESLANGSASEMVFIIANGEENTVENGIETSLAVPLDADEEGETTLTMDLNLLVNISPVTGIDAVQVDLLYGFILPLTNKPITSSISTIVSDVPTY, encoded by the coding sequence ATGTCCGTCAAATCCCCCCAACAGTGCAGTAGTCAAAGACACAGCAAAGGTTATTCTCTTTTAGAGATCATCATCGCCATGATTATTTTCTCCATGGTGACGGTTGGTATCCTCAGAGGTGTGCTTCAAGCAAGGAGCATGGCCGAACATACCATCTACCAATCGTCTGCAATAACTGTTGCGACTGGATTTATCGAACAAATAAAAGCCATGGCATATACCGAGCTGGAGAGTTTGGCCAATGGAAGTGCATCAGAGATGGTGTTCATCATTGCCAATGGGGAGGAGAACACTGTGGAAAATGGGATTGAAACTTCTCTTGCAGTGCCTCTCGACGCTGATGAGGAAGGGGAGACCACACTCACCATGGACTTGAATTTACTAGTGAATATCTCGCCGGTAACAGGTATCGACGCAGTTCAAGTAGATCTACTCTACGGTTTTATTTTACCCCTCACAAACAAACCGATCACCTCGTCTATTTCGACCATAGTTTCCGATGTTCCCACGTATTGA
- a CDS encoding isochorismate synthase, which yields MVKFSIPDFPIPQGRQFDDLVQLFTGVHTSVCETGQPRLVSITLEVPHLEPLAVLESIYEPGEWHAYFENQSEDWAVAGAEAVVLNTFSGNTRCGEARTWVQSILDNAILAGDLDSPYAGPHAFYGMAFAAAETTESAFAPLTAWVPRWMVYRNPKTILAMANAWMEVDTDIHAQAERIWRAHHTFTQFDYTRAKPGDRLSMHRIADVSERTRFTTSVQRALASIHAGEFEKIVLARSEIYENPKPLAPLAALGLMRERFWGCTCFSFASDQGVSFTGATPECLLAVRGTELVTHALAGSTARGKTAQEDADLGRALIESKKDRHEQELVRQAIVGRLEELGVKTESSRTPRLLKLSNIQHLNTRIEGTIPEEVDFFSLLEVLHPTPAVGGSPRNATVERIAEFEGIDRGLFAGAIGFVSHNGDGAGFVAIRSGLIDGHTLKLFAGAGIVEGSIPEREFDETDLKLQAMRSIFLGDI from the coding sequence GTGGTTAAATTCTCCATACCGGACTTTCCTATTCCACAAGGGCGCCAATTCGACGACTTGGTGCAACTCTTTACGGGGGTGCACACTTCGGTGTGTGAGACAGGGCAACCACGCTTGGTAAGCATCACCCTAGAAGTGCCCCATTTAGAGCCCCTGGCGGTGCTTGAGAGCATCTATGAACCGGGAGAATGGCATGCTTATTTTGAAAATCAGTCGGAGGACTGGGCCGTGGCTGGAGCAGAAGCGGTGGTCTTGAATACTTTCTCCGGTAACACTCGGTGCGGAGAGGCGCGGACCTGGGTCCAATCCATACTCGACAATGCGATCCTCGCTGGTGATCTGGATTCGCCATATGCCGGCCCACATGCATTCTACGGTATGGCCTTTGCAGCGGCTGAGACAACTGAGTCGGCCTTTGCCCCCCTCACTGCGTGGGTGCCACGTTGGATGGTGTATCGGAATCCTAAAACCATTTTGGCAATGGCAAATGCTTGGATGGAAGTAGATACTGACATCCATGCACAAGCAGAGCGTATTTGGCGCGCGCACCATACCTTTACTCAGTTTGATTATACTCGGGCAAAACCTGGAGATAGACTGTCCATGCACCGGATCGCAGACGTTTCCGAACGCACGCGCTTTACTACAAGCGTGCAACGTGCGTTAGCATCGATCCACGCTGGCGAATTCGAAAAGATCGTGCTGGCGCGCAGCGAGATCTACGAAAATCCTAAGCCTCTGGCACCCTTAGCGGCTCTTGGCTTGATGCGTGAACGCTTTTGGGGCTGCACCTGTTTTTCATTCGCTTCGGATCAAGGCGTTTCATTTACCGGAGCAACCCCCGAGTGCCTGCTTGCAGTTCGCGGCACCGAGCTGGTTACCCACGCCTTGGCCGGATCGACTGCACGGGGTAAAACAGCACAAGAAGATGCTGATCTGGGACGTGCCCTGATCGAATCAAAAAAAGACCGCCATGAGCAGGAGCTGGTCCGCCAAGCGATTGTTGGGCGACTAGAAGAACTGGGTGTTAAAACAGAGTCATCGCGAACGCCAAGGTTACTCAAACTCTCTAACATTCAACATCTCAATACCCGGATCGAAGGAACCATTCCAGAAGAGGTAGATTTCTTTTCCCTCCTTGAGGTCCTACATCCCACACCCGCGGTGGGGGGGAGTCCACGTAACGCTACAGTCGAACGTATCGCGGAATTTGAAGGCATAGACCGTGGCCTCTTCGCGGGTGCGATCGGGTTCGTGAGTCATAACGGAGATGGCGCAGGGTTCGTTGCTATTCGATCCGGCCTGATCGATGGGCATACCTTAAAGCTGTTTGCCGGTGCTGGGATCGTGGAGGGGTCCATTCCAGAACGCGAATTTGATGAGACCGATCTCAAACTCCAAGCCATGCGGTCCATATTCCTGGGTGATATCTAG
- a CDS encoding type II secretion system protein, giving the protein MFPRIDKQNGYTLPEILIALTILGFILTGVASMTIQSGKTLFVSTEKLEINADIRFFTQLLASEARSANAFLIYPSSNEERRDSISDRLRDGEAGDFLALVFLEPFPTASDDEHITRIICYYRDSDDEQAGPVNRVDYTLPTPVDPSLVTPESAIITTMGSGESSEIVTLARGLAGNFLFFNERDETVIVNGQIVHGNVARQVTDTYNFAVSPRG; this is encoded by the coding sequence ATGTTCCCACGTATTGATAAACAGAATGGTTACACCCTTCCGGAAATCCTCATCGCACTGACCATCCTCGGCTTTATCCTAACTGGCGTCGCAAGCATGACAATCCAGTCCGGGAAAACGCTGTTTGTCTCAACTGAAAAACTGGAGATCAACGCAGACATTCGCTTTTTCACACAGCTCCTGGCATCTGAGGCGCGGTCAGCTAATGCATTTTTAATCTATCCATCTTCTAATGAGGAGAGACGCGATAGCATCTCTGATCGTTTAAGAGACGGAGAAGCGGGTGACTTTTTGGCTTTGGTTTTTTTGGAACCCTTCCCCACCGCTTCCGATGACGAGCACATTACAAGAATCATCTGTTATTACCGTGATTCTGATGATGAACAAGCGGGACCCGTGAACAGGGTCGATTATACCCTGCCTACTCCTGTAGATCCATCACTTGTAACGCCCGAATCTGCGATCATAACCACTATGGGATCCGGAGAATCTTCGGAGATCGTTACCCTAGCCCGTGGTTTAGCCGGAAATTTCCTCTTCTTTAATGAACGCGACGAAACCGTCATCGTGAACGGACAAATCGTTCACGGCAACGTAGCGCGCCAGGTTACAGATACTTACAATTTCGCGGTATCCCCACGAGGTTAA